In Fibrobacter sp. UBA4297, a genomic segment contains:
- a CDS encoding tetratricopeptide repeat protein: MVLRNRFVKAAAIGLAVACTSLFAKATDTPNQYQQDEWSPEYGSSTWMYENSAGLFETGPLDDYRAAKRLFLNRQFLDAAYAFGEIQTKYPAFHLVDQAAFYEAKSFENLRMHKAAREIYRDAIKRYPQSNLLAKYHFQLMNMDYKEGKYTEALNKYQIFAQKFGKSDAKADADYVASQIKFEQGLYQEAIDLLATIHPGNANYLYARYTMGIAYSRLYKFDEAENCFRAIMEQPVSNKSERDIQNAAKVKLGHIYFSGEKPDIVAAARMYGLVQKDSPVFDEAMLGIAWAFLKVYKIDEAIKYAKWIINNLPESFIVSEAYLIIGYCYFMKKDYKNAFDALIQTEKLTEQPFVSVASRDSARLAYDAMQSQLDSVQVFALDLANQLPTPRVESKRKAFRSTFDKVYKVIEDYTTFMQRVIESDRFEFNRKRILYDVGFILSPPRVHPGPYRPYDNPPLEDLSDLE, encoded by the coding sequence ATGGTGTTGCGTAATAGATTCGTCAAGGCGGCCGCTATCGGGCTTGCCGTAGCCTGCACTTCTTTGTTTGCAAAGGCCACCGACACACCGAATCAGTATCAGCAGGATGAGTGGTCTCCCGAATATGGTAGTAGCACCTGGATGTACGAGAACTCGGCAGGATTATTTGAAACGGGTCCGCTCGACGACTACCGCGCCGCTAAGCGTCTTTTCTTGAACCGTCAGTTTTTGGACGCTGCATACGCCTTCGGTGAAATCCAGACCAAGTACCCGGCATTCCACTTGGTGGACCAGGCTGCTTTCTACGAGGCAAAGTCCTTTGAAAACCTCCGTATGCACAAGGCGGCTAGGGAAATTTACCGAGATGCCATCAAGCGCTATCCGCAGAGTAACCTACTCGCCAAGTATCACTTTCAGTTGATGAACATGGACTATAAGGAAGGCAAGTACACGGAAGCTTTGAACAAGTACCAGATTTTCGCCCAGAAGTTCGGCAAAAGTGACGCGAAGGCCGACGCTGACTACGTTGCCAGCCAAATCAAGTTCGAACAGGGCCTCTATCAGGAAGCGATCGACCTGCTCGCCACAATCCATCCGGGTAACGCCAACTACCTCTACGCCCGTTACACCATGGGTATCGCTTACAGCCGTCTCTACAAGTTCGACGAAGCCGAAAACTGCTTCCGCGCTATTATGGAACAGCCGGTTTCCAACAAGTCCGAACGCGACATCCAAAATGCAGCCAAGGTCAAGCTCGGACACATCTACTTCTCTGGTGAAAAGCCGGACATCGTAGCCGCCGCTCGGATGTATGGCCTGGTGCAGAAGGATTCTCCGGTGTTCGACGAAGCTATGCTCGGTATCGCATGGGCATTTCTTAAGGTTTACAAGATAGATGAAGCAATCAAATATGCCAAGTGGATTATCAACAACCTTCCGGAATCCTTCATCGTGTCCGAAGCTTACCTCATAATCGGTTACTGCTACTTCATGAAGAAAGATTACAAGAACGCTTTCGACGCCTTGATTCAGACTGAAAAGCTCACGGAACAGCCGTTTGTGTCCGTAGCTTCTCGTGATAGCGCTCGTCTGGCTTATGATGCAATGCAGAGCCAGCTCGACTCCGTCCAAGTTTTTGCCTTGGATCTTGCAAACCAGTTACCGACGCCGCGTGTGGAAAGCAAGCGTAAAGCATTTCGCTCGACTTTCGACAAGGTTTACAAGGTTATTGAAGATTACACAACGTTTATGCAGAGGGTAATCGAGAGTGATCGCTTTGAATTTAACCGCAAGCGTATTTTGTATGATGTAGGCTTTATATTGAGTCCTCCTCGAGTACATCCTGGGCCTTATCGACCTTATGATAATCCGCCCCTCGAAGATTTAAGCGATTTAGAATAA
- a CDS encoding type IA DNA topoisomerase yields MILLVAEKPSVANQHYKPMLERIEGEKFTQGDGCLIGKNHCITWCVGHLITLAPLDAYPGFEGGWRLSNLPLLPEKFKLMEIESTRKQLAVVRDMMARADVLVNGADAGREGNLIFDLILDYTPDFRKKQIKRLWVNSYVAKDLDKAWKNLEDATERLNLSYAARLRQRADWMVGLNATRAYTLTAGRGKMISVGRVQTPTLNLVVERDAIVEQFKELFYYSVVGTWKGFQAQLVKSETKEEKGDSGTPVDEKVAADKQSNLKVAIFEKDEPAQAVIDKCSPPEEATIAKIDIQQKKQFPQKPFDLTELQKEGNKRFKYSAQQVLDCAQNLYEKKLLTYPRTDSQYLPDTMQQEAYALAQRLATPQEKSVMRGGNENFVFINSSKVTDHFAIIPTGEEPQNLPEMEENIYKLAKERFVQAWLKPYVWSEMEVLLDAANAEIFRLKLKRNEDLGFRALIKEEKKKPSKKKKGDAGTESGMTNDAKGSDADGKGDGDDITNIVETFPEWNLGDHAPFDSLELQKKKKSKPKYFTEATLLAAMKTAGKQIENEELAEAMKERGLGTPATQAGIIETLKKRGFIEAQKNYLVSTQRGREVIALMDEKVKSPEMTGEWEFKLSQVEKGKLTPIEFRDGIVNYVKELFEHLHQKYASQFERETVTDAIPCPKCSSPLEIAPWGYVCKNEECGFKAGHTIAGRTLSHAEMRTLLKTGKSDLLSGFKSKKGTTFSATLTLGDDGNIGFEFSDDARVKTPTNYKCPKCGKTLLDSGNRLVCEGSDVTTSNNENGDPTLTPDTAPTCDFVFYKTIAGHVMSDTEIAELFSNGTTQIISGFLTKKGTTFNAKVVWDKDFKATFAFENDGHFHGTETKFSCPLCKKKLEENKNAIFCPACNFTLFKSVAGKKLRVADIKALLTGGKTELLTGFKSKKGTEFDAYLKLGEDGRTSFEFVHRDLPCPCCGDQLRFRSGTTTQTPNGEVQTLAAYVCMNPSCNYGIPKTFFKREFSDEEVETLLKNKSTPILEPFKKNDTTFRAALELREGGKIAFNKLTVEVIKKG; encoded by the coding sequence ATGATTTTACTCGTCGCCGAAAAACCTTCTGTTGCCAATCAGCATTACAAGCCGATGCTGGAGCGTATTGAGGGTGAAAAGTTTACGCAAGGCGACGGGTGCCTGATTGGCAAGAACCATTGCATCACGTGGTGCGTGGGTCACTTGATTACGCTTGCGCCGTTGGACGCCTATCCCGGTTTCGAGGGCGGTTGGCGACTTTCGAATTTGCCGCTTTTGCCCGAAAAATTCAAGTTGATGGAAATCGAGAGTACGCGAAAGCAGCTCGCGGTTGTACGCGACATGATGGCAAGGGCGGATGTTCTTGTGAACGGCGCGGATGCGGGCCGTGAAGGTAATTTGATTTTCGACTTGATTCTCGACTACACGCCGGACTTCCGCAAAAAGCAAATTAAGCGTTTGTGGGTGAACAGCTATGTAGCGAAGGATTTGGACAAGGCTTGGAAGAATCTGGAAGATGCGACGGAGCGTTTGAACTTGAGCTATGCGGCAAGGCTCCGCCAGCGTGCCGACTGGATGGTCGGACTGAATGCGACTCGTGCTTACACGCTCACCGCCGGGCGCGGAAAGATGATTTCTGTGGGGCGCGTGCAGACGCCGACGCTGAACTTGGTCGTAGAACGCGATGCAATTGTCGAGCAGTTCAAGGAACTGTTTTATTACAGCGTTGTGGGAACGTGGAAAGGGTTCCAGGCGCAGCTCGTCAAAAGCGAAACGAAAGAGGAAAAAGGCGATTCCGGCACGCCTGTAGATGAGAAGGTCGCGGCGGACAAGCAAAGCAATTTAAAAGTTGCGATTTTCGAGAAAGATGAGCCGGCACAGGCTGTTATAGACAAATGCTCGCCGCCGGAAGAAGCTACGATTGCAAAGATTGACATCCAGCAGAAAAAGCAGTTCCCACAAAAACCGTTTGACTTGACGGAGCTGCAAAAAGAAGGCAACAAGCGTTTTAAATACAGCGCTCAGCAAGTTCTCGACTGTGCACAAAACTTGTACGAAAAGAAGTTGCTCACCTACCCGCGTACGGACTCGCAATACCTGCCGGACACGATGCAGCAAGAGGCGTATGCGCTTGCACAAAGGCTTGCCACGCCGCAAGAAAAATCCGTCATGCGAGGCGGCAATGAAAACTTTGTCTTCATCAACTCTAGCAAAGTCACAGACCACTTTGCCATTATCCCCACGGGGGAAGAGCCGCAAAACCTCCCTGAAATGGAAGAGAACATCTACAAGCTCGCGAAGGAACGCTTTGTGCAAGCATGGCTCAAGCCGTATGTCTGGAGCGAAATGGAAGTTCTGCTGGATGCCGCCAACGCCGAAATCTTTAGGCTAAAACTCAAGAGGAATGAAGATTTAGGTTTCCGCGCACTCATCAAGGAAGAGAAGAAGAAACCGTCGAAAAAGAAAAAAGGCGATGCCGGAACAGAGTCCGGCATGACAAACGATGCGAAGGGCTCAGATGCTGATGGCAAGGGTGATGGGGATGATATTACGAACATCGTCGAAACATTCCCGGAATGGAATCTCGGGGACCATGCGCCTTTCGACAGCTTGGAACTGCAAAAGAAAAAGAAGAGCAAGCCTAAGTACTTCACCGAAGCGACGCTCCTTGCCGCGATGAAAACGGCGGGCAAGCAAATCGAAAACGAAGAACTTGCCGAAGCGATGAAAGAACGCGGTCTCGGAACTCCAGCCACGCAAGCAGGCATCATCGAGACGCTCAAAAAGCGCGGATTCATCGAAGCGCAAAAGAATTACCTTGTCAGCACCCAGCGCGGACGCGAAGTCATCGCGCTCATGGACGAAAAAGTCAAATCACCCGAAATGACCGGCGAATGGGAATTCAAGCTTTCGCAAGTCGAAAAAGGCAAACTCACGCCAATCGAATTTCGCGACGGCATCGTGAATTACGTCAAGGAACTCTTCGAACATTTGCACCAAAAATACGCAAGCCAATTCGAACGCGAAACCGTCACCGATGCGATTCCCTGCCCGAAATGTTCCAGCCCGCTCGAAATTGCGCCGTGGGGCTATGTCTGCAAAAATGAAGAATGCGGTTTTAAGGCGGGACACACGATTGCAGGCCGCACCTTGAGCCACGCCGAAATGCGGACACTCCTCAAAACAGGCAAGTCCGATTTGCTCAGCGGTTTCAAGAGCAAAAAAGGAACGACATTCAGCGCCACGCTCACATTAGGCGATGACGGCAACATCGGCTTTGAATTTTCCGATGACGCACGAGTCAAAACGCCGACCAATTACAAGTGCCCCAAGTGCGGCAAAACATTGCTCGATTCCGGCAACCGCCTTGTCTGCGAAGGAAGCGACGTCACCACATCGAACAATGAGAACGGCGACCCGACGCTCACGCCAGACACAGCCCCGACTTGCGACTTCGTTTTCTACAAGACGATTGCCGGACACGTCATGAGCGATACGGAAATCGCAGAACTTTTCAGCAACGGCACAACGCAAATCATCAGCGGATTCTTGACCAAAAAAGGCACGACTTTCAACGCCAAAGTCGTCTGGGACAAGGATTTCAAGGCGACATTCGCGTTCGAGAATGACGGACATTTCCACGGCACCGAAACCAAGTTCAGCTGTCCTCTCTGCAAAAAGAAGCTCGAAGAAAACAAGAACGCTATTTTCTGCCCCGCTTGTAACTTTACCCTGTTCAAGTCCGTTGCGGGCAAGAAGCTCCGCGTGGCAGACATCAAGGCACTCCTCACCGGTGGCAAAACTGAACTATTAACCGGATTCAAAAGCAAGAAAGGGACGGAATTCGACGCCTACCTAAAGCTCGGTGAAGACGGTCGCACAAGCTTTGAATTCGTCCATAGAGACCTCCCCTGCCCTTGCTGCGGCGACCAACTGCGTTTCCGTAGCGGCACGACCACGCAAACGCCAAACGGCGAAGTGCAAACGCTTGCGGCATACGTGTGCATGAATCCTAGCTGCAATTACGGGATTCCCAAAACATTCTTCAAGCGTGAATTTTCTGACGAAGAAGTCGAAACGCTCCTCAAGAACAAATCTACGCCAATCCTTGAACCGTTCAAGAAGAACGACACGACATTCAGGGCTGCGCTAGAACTACGCGAAGGCGGCAAAATTGCGTTCAACAAGCTCACCGTAGAAGTGATTAAGAAAGGGTAA
- a CDS encoding Rpn family recombination-promoting nuclease/putative transposase, with the protein MNKVQYANMLKDICETHKEGGDVSACIAKYNERYKYVYIYNDSIFKLLFGTPENEPIAVDFLNAVLHLYGSDCIEHLTFVNPAVPAAFNKNITSDIVIADQNLDRIVLEVQHIEDETFNQRLVFYAAKHTVANLVRGQGYHLRSLNLISLQMFDAFPESKNYLHTVRLKNQENEVFYKKQTVTLVEIPKFLKGDYGADNSRFAEWLRVIDGLNEESPTTVPDASLFALLQEKAKLSIFTKDFLVSEAMKMCDHDYELYVEKKHARAEGLAEGRAEGRAEGRAEGAEDKGRKMADFLRSKGISEDLIAEALAQK; encoded by the coding sequence ATGAATAAAGTACAGTATGCAAACATGCTCAAGGATATTTGTGAAACCCATAAGGAGGGAGGCGATGTCTCTGCCTGCATTGCAAAGTACAATGAACGTTACAAATACGTTTATATCTACAATGATTCCATTTTCAAGTTGCTTTTCGGAACACCTGAAAATGAACCGATTGCGGTTGATTTCCTCAATGCCGTGCTTCATCTTTATGGGAGCGATTGCATTGAACACCTCACGTTTGTGAATCCGGCGGTTCCTGCCGCATTCAATAAGAACATCACTTCTGACATTGTGATAGCGGATCAGAATCTTGACCGTATTGTGCTTGAAGTGCAACATATCGAAGACGAGACTTTTAATCAGCGCTTGGTATTTTACGCTGCAAAGCATACGGTTGCAAATCTTGTCCGGGGGCAGGGCTACCACTTGCGTAGTTTGAACCTTATCAGTCTCCAGATGTTCGATGCTTTCCCGGAATCGAAAAATTATTTGCACACGGTTCGCCTCAAAAATCAGGAAAACGAGGTGTTCTATAAAAAGCAGACTGTTACGCTTGTGGAAATTCCCAAGTTCCTGAAGGGCGATTACGGAGCGGATAATAGCCGCTTCGCGGAGTGGCTTCGCGTGATTGACGGGCTAAACGAGGAAAGTCCAACAACAGTTCCAGATGCTTCTCTATTCGCTCTATTGCAGGAAAAGGCCAAATTGAGTATCTTTACAAAGGACTTTCTTGTAAGTGAGGCTATGAAGATGTGTGACCATGACTACGAACTCTATGTCGAAAAGAAACATGCTCGTGCGGAAGGCCTTGCAGAAGGACGCGCTGAAGGGCGTGCTGAAGGACGCGCAGAAGGAGCCGAAGACAAAGGACGTAAAATGGCTGATTTTTTGCGTTCTAAAGGAATTTCCGAAGACTTGATTGCAGAAGCTTTGGCCCAGAAATAA